The following proteins come from a genomic window of Trifolium pratense cultivar HEN17-A07 linkage group LG4, ARS_RC_1.1, whole genome shotgun sequence:
- the LOC123882472 gene encoding protein transport protein SEC24 isoform X2, with product MAVRATVSRFPIDTDAREVSGLLWGVTVAPFAAVDENGQSPVYGSDGDLLPRCENCWAYFNTYCELEQWSWSCSLCGNLNGLSSDAIERYSRPQSCAEMMSSFIDLELPPQESSDAAALQACPVYVAAVDLSSSEEFLELTKSALLAAMEALAPGSLFGLATFSHKLGLYDVQGPIPVVKNVFVPPDAEGTLSIELEDVMPLLQFLAPVDTCKDRIASALESLRPTTSWERTAGSGQGMEGVLLGGRGFGVAMEALCSYLGFEYGNTFALARIFVFLSGPPDYGAGQLDTRRYGEQYASKGEDADRALLPEQTPFYKDLAAVAVQAGVCVDIFAVTNEYTDLASLKFLSIESGGSLFFYTSTEDSTLPQDIYRMLSRPYAFGCVLRLRTSTEFKPGNSYGHFFPDPEYENVQHVICCDSYATYAYDFVFENNIGFSRSKADVPTLQIAFQYSVVVPPQELSNSGEVSTSRTKHHSLQRRLRIRTVQFGVAQNINELYDSCDPEVVLSLLVHKVILASLEEGVREGRLLLQEWLVILTAQYNDAYKLVQYSSGSSIRSQLDVAFSQCPQLQPLPRLIFALLRNPLLRFHEEGVHPDYRIYLQCLFSALEPSSLHRAVYPVLTSYATPDKQAYPRHSLSRAALLTSGSPIFFLDAFTILIVFYSSTADPTLPFPPPHDCLLRNTINKLKKERCITPKLIFIRGGQDDASIFENFLIEEQDVDGSGLTSVMGFVSFLEDITVKVLEFIK from the exons atggcGGTGAGGGCCACAGTCTCGCGTTTCCCAATTGATACAGACGCACGCGAAGTTTCCGGCCTCTTATGGGGAGTAACCGTCGCACCCTTCGCCGCCGTCGACGAAAACGGCCAATCTCCGGTATACGGATCCGACGGCGACCTCTTACCTCGTTGCGAGAATTGCTGGGCTTACTTCAACACCTACTGCGAACTTGAACAATGGTCATGGTCTTGCTCTCTCTGCGGTAATCTCAATGGTCTCTCTTCTGATGCTATCGAACGATATTCTCGTCCTCAATCTTGCGCTGAAATGATGTCTTCGTTTATAGATCTTGAATTGCCTCCGC AAGAATCGTCTGATGCTGCTGCATTGCAAGCTTGTCCTGTTTATGTTGCTGCTGTTGACTTGTCAT CTTCCGAGGAGTTTCTGGAACTCACTAAAAGTGCGTTGCTGGCAGCTATGGAAG CTCTTGCTCCTGGTTCACTTTTTGGGCTTGCTACATTCAGCCATAAACTAGGACTGTATGATGTTCAAGGTCCAATACCTGTGGTGAAAAATGTTTTCGTCCCTCCTGATGCAGAGGGCACCTTATCAATTGAGCTTGAAGATGTCATGCCTTTGTTACAATTTCTGGCTCCC GTGGATACTTGTAAGGACCGTATTGCATCTGCACTTGAATCACTTAGACCAACAACTTCATGGGAGAGAACCGCCGGATCAGGTCAAGGAATGGAAGGTGTTCTGCTAGGTGGGCGTGGTTTTGGGGTGGCAATGGAAGCCCTCTGCAGTTACCTTGGATTTGAATATGGAAACACTTTTGCATTAG CTAGAATCTTTGTGTTCTTGTCTGGTCCTCCTGATTATGGAGCTGGACAATTGGACACAAGGCGATATGGCGAGCAATATGCAAGCAAAGGGGAGGATGCAGATCGTGCTCTACTCCCAGAGCAGACACCATTTTATAAAGATCTG GCTGCTGTTGCTGTTCAAGCAGGTGTATGTGTTGACATATTTGCTGTAACAAATGAGTATACTGATTTGGCATCACTAAAATTTCTCAGTATTGAAAGTGGGggctctttatttttttatacaagtACCGAAGATTCAACTTTGCCTCAGGACAT ATATCGTATGCTAAGTAGGCCATATGCTTTTGGTTGTGTCCTGCGATTAAGAACCTCAACTGAATTTAAGCCTGGAAATTCT TATGGTCACTTCTTTCCAGATCCAGAGTATGAAAATGTTCAACATGTCATATGCTGTGATTCTTATGCTACATATGCTTATGACTTTGTGTTTGAGAACAACATTGGATTTTCAAG AAGTAAAGCAGATGTTCCTACACTCCAGATTGCATTCCAGTACTCAGTTGTAGTTCCTCCTCAGGAGCTTTCCAATTCAGGCGAGGTCTCTACAAGCAG AACCAAGCATCATTCCCTTCAACGTCGGCTAAGGATCCGAACGGTGCAGTTTGGTGTTGCTCAGAACATTAACGAACTTTACGACAGCTGTGATCCTGAAGTTGTTCTATCTTTGCTCGTGCACAAG GTTATACTTGCCTCTTTGGAGGAAGGAGTTCGGGAGGGTAGACTTCTGCTTCAAGAATGGCTAGTTATCCTTACAGCTCAGTACAATGATGCTTATAAACTTGTTCAGTATAGTAGTGGAAGTTCGATAAGATCTCAGCTTGATGTTGCCTTCTCTCAATGTCCTCAACTGCAGCCCCTACCACGTCTAATCTTTGCTCTCCTTCGAAACCCTCTTCTTCGCTTTCACGAAGAAGGTGTTCATCCCGACTATCGCATATATCTTCAATGCTTGTTTAG TGCGTTGGAACCGAGTTCCCTTCATCGTGCTGTGTATCCAGTATTGACTTCATATGCTACTCCAGACAAACAAGCATATCCTCGCCATTCCTTGAGTCGGGCTGCACTGCTTACCAGTGGCAGTCCAATATTTTTCCTGGATGCGTTCACAATTCTGATTGTGTTTTATTCTTCAACTGCAGACCCAACACTTCCTTTTCCTCCACCCCATGATT GTTTGTTAAGAAATACAATCAACAAATTGAAGAAAGAGAGATGCATCACTCCGAAACTCATTTTTATTCGAGGAGGGCAGGATGATGCCTCAATTTTCGAGAACTTCCTGATTGAAGAGCAGGATGTTGATGGAAGCGGTCTTACAAGTGTGATGGGTTTCGTTTCCTTCCTTGAAGATATAACTGTGAAAGTTTTAGAATTCATCAAATAG
- the LOC123882472 gene encoding protein transport protein SEC24 isoform X3, whose amino-acid sequence MAVRATVSRFPIDTDAREVSGLLWGVTVAPFAAVDENGQSPVYGSDGDLLPRCENCWAYFNTYCELEQWSWSCSLCGNLNGLSSDAIERYSRPQSCAEMMSSFIDLELPPQESSDAAALQACPVYVAAVDLSSSEEFLELTKSALLAAMEALAPGSLFGLATFSHKLGLYDVQGPIPVVKNVFVPPDAEGTLSIELEDVMPLLQFLAPVDTCKDRIASALESLRPTTSWERTAGSGQGMEGVLLGGRGFGVAMEALCSYLGFEYGNTFALARIFVFLSGPPDYGAGQLDTRRYGEQYASKGEDADRALLPEQTPFYKDLAAVAVQAGVCVDIFAVTNEYTDLASLKFLSIESGGSLFFYTSTEDSTLPQDIYRMLSRPYAFGCVLRLRTSTEFKPGNSYGHFFPDPEYENVQHVICCDSYATYAYDFVFENNIGFSSKADVPTLQIAFQYSVVVPPQELSNSGEVSTSRTKHHSLQRRLRIRTVQFGVAQNINELYDSCDPEVVLSLLVHKVILASLEEGVREGRLLLQEWLVILTAQYNDAYKLVQYSSGSSIRSQLDVAFSQCPQLQPLPRLIFALLRNPLLRFHEEGVHPDYRIYLQCLFSALEPSSLHRAVYPVLTSYATPDKQAYPRHSLSRAALLTSGSPIFFLDAFTILIVFYSSTADPTLPFPPPHDCLLRNTINKLKKERCITPKLIFIRGGQDDASIFENFLIEEQDVDGSGLTSVMGFVSFLEDITVKVLEFIK is encoded by the exons atggcGGTGAGGGCCACAGTCTCGCGTTTCCCAATTGATACAGACGCACGCGAAGTTTCCGGCCTCTTATGGGGAGTAACCGTCGCACCCTTCGCCGCCGTCGACGAAAACGGCCAATCTCCGGTATACGGATCCGACGGCGACCTCTTACCTCGTTGCGAGAATTGCTGGGCTTACTTCAACACCTACTGCGAACTTGAACAATGGTCATGGTCTTGCTCTCTCTGCGGTAATCTCAATGGTCTCTCTTCTGATGCTATCGAACGATATTCTCGTCCTCAATCTTGCGCTGAAATGATGTCTTCGTTTATAGATCTTGAATTGCCTCCGC AAGAATCGTCTGATGCTGCTGCATTGCAAGCTTGTCCTGTTTATGTTGCTGCTGTTGACTTGTCAT CTTCCGAGGAGTTTCTGGAACTCACTAAAAGTGCGTTGCTGGCAGCTATGGAAG CTCTTGCTCCTGGTTCACTTTTTGGGCTTGCTACATTCAGCCATAAACTAGGACTGTATGATGTTCAAGGTCCAATACCTGTGGTGAAAAATGTTTTCGTCCCTCCTGATGCAGAGGGCACCTTATCAATTGAGCTTGAAGATGTCATGCCTTTGTTACAATTTCTGGCTCCC GTGGATACTTGTAAGGACCGTATTGCATCTGCACTTGAATCACTTAGACCAACAACTTCATGGGAGAGAACCGCCGGATCAGGTCAAGGAATGGAAGGTGTTCTGCTAGGTGGGCGTGGTTTTGGGGTGGCAATGGAAGCCCTCTGCAGTTACCTTGGATTTGAATATGGAAACACTTTTGCATTAG CTAGAATCTTTGTGTTCTTGTCTGGTCCTCCTGATTATGGAGCTGGACAATTGGACACAAGGCGATATGGCGAGCAATATGCAAGCAAAGGGGAGGATGCAGATCGTGCTCTACTCCCAGAGCAGACACCATTTTATAAAGATCTG GCTGCTGTTGCTGTTCAAGCAGGTGTATGTGTTGACATATTTGCTGTAACAAATGAGTATACTGATTTGGCATCACTAAAATTTCTCAGTATTGAAAGTGGGggctctttatttttttatacaagtACCGAAGATTCAACTTTGCCTCAGGACAT ATATCGTATGCTAAGTAGGCCATATGCTTTTGGTTGTGTCCTGCGATTAAGAACCTCAACTGAATTTAAGCCTGGAAATTCT TATGGTCACTTCTTTCCAGATCCAGAGTATGAAAATGTTCAACATGTCATATGCTGTGATTCTTATGCTACATATGCTTATGACTTTGTGTTTGAGAACAACATTGGATTTTCAAG TAAAGCAGATGTTCCTACACTCCAGATTGCATTCCAGTACTCAGTTGTAGTTCCTCCTCAGGAGCTTTCCAATTCAGGCGAGGTCTCTACAAGCAG AACCAAGCATCATTCCCTTCAACGTCGGCTAAGGATCCGAACGGTGCAGTTTGGTGTTGCTCAGAACATTAACGAACTTTACGACAGCTGTGATCCTGAAGTTGTTCTATCTTTGCTCGTGCACAAG GTTATACTTGCCTCTTTGGAGGAAGGAGTTCGGGAGGGTAGACTTCTGCTTCAAGAATGGCTAGTTATCCTTACAGCTCAGTACAATGATGCTTATAAACTTGTTCAGTATAGTAGTGGAAGTTCGATAAGATCTCAGCTTGATGTTGCCTTCTCTCAATGTCCTCAACTGCAGCCCCTACCACGTCTAATCTTTGCTCTCCTTCGAAACCCTCTTCTTCGCTTTCACGAAGAAGGTGTTCATCCCGACTATCGCATATATCTTCAATGCTTGTTTAG TGCGTTGGAACCGAGTTCCCTTCATCGTGCTGTGTATCCAGTATTGACTTCATATGCTACTCCAGACAAACAAGCATATCCTCGCCATTCCTTGAGTCGGGCTGCACTGCTTACCAGTGGCAGTCCAATATTTTTCCTGGATGCGTTCACAATTCTGATTGTGTTTTATTCTTCAACTGCAGACCCAACACTTCCTTTTCCTCCACCCCATGATT GTTTGTTAAGAAATACAATCAACAAATTGAAGAAAGAGAGATGCATCACTCCGAAACTCATTTTTATTCGAGGAGGGCAGGATGATGCCTCAATTTTCGAGAACTTCCTGATTGAAGAGCAGGATGTTGATGGAAGCGGTCTTACAAGTGTGATGGGTTTCGTTTCCTTCCTTGAAGATATAACTGTGAAAGTTTTAGAATTCATCAAATAG
- the LOC123882472 gene encoding protein transport protein SEC24 isoform X1: MAVRATVSRFPIDTDAREVSGLLWGVTVAPFAAVDENGQSPVYGSDGDLLPRCENCWAYFNTYCELEQWSWSCSLCGNLNGLSSDAIERYSRPQSCAEMMSSFIDLELPPQESSDAAALQACPVYVAAVDLSSSEEFLELTKSALLAAMEALAPGSLFGLATFSHKLGLYDVQGPIPVVKNVFVPPDAEGTLSIELEDVMPLLQFLAPVDTCKDRIASALESLRPTTSWERTAGSGQGMEGVLLGGRGFGVAMEALCSYLGFEYGNTFALARIFVFLSGPPDYGAGQLDTRRYGEQYASKGEDADRALLPEQTPFYKDLVFNLLILLLLFPIYVEVEELTCVSQAAVAVQAGVCVDIFAVTNEYTDLASLKFLSIESGGSLFFYTSTEDSTLPQDIYRMLSRPYAFGCVLRLRTSTEFKPGNSYGHFFPDPEYENVQHVICCDSYATYAYDFVFENNIGFSSKADVPTLQIAFQYSVVVPPQELSNSGEVSTSRTKHHSLQRRLRIRTVQFGVAQNINELYDSCDPEVVLSLLVHKVILASLEEGVREGRLLLQEWLVILTAQYNDAYKLVQYSSGSSIRSQLDVAFSQCPQLQPLPRLIFALLRNPLLRFHEEGVHPDYRIYLQCLFSALEPSSLHRAVYPVLTSYATPDKQAYPRHSLSRAALLTSGSPIFFLDAFTILIVFYSSTADPTLPFPPPHDCLLRNTINKLKKERCITPKLIFIRGGQDDASIFENFLIEEQDVDGSGLTSVMGFVSFLEDITVKVLEFIK, from the exons atggcGGTGAGGGCCACAGTCTCGCGTTTCCCAATTGATACAGACGCACGCGAAGTTTCCGGCCTCTTATGGGGAGTAACCGTCGCACCCTTCGCCGCCGTCGACGAAAACGGCCAATCTCCGGTATACGGATCCGACGGCGACCTCTTACCTCGTTGCGAGAATTGCTGGGCTTACTTCAACACCTACTGCGAACTTGAACAATGGTCATGGTCTTGCTCTCTCTGCGGTAATCTCAATGGTCTCTCTTCTGATGCTATCGAACGATATTCTCGTCCTCAATCTTGCGCTGAAATGATGTCTTCGTTTATAGATCTTGAATTGCCTCCGC AAGAATCGTCTGATGCTGCTGCATTGCAAGCTTGTCCTGTTTATGTTGCTGCTGTTGACTTGTCAT CTTCCGAGGAGTTTCTGGAACTCACTAAAAGTGCGTTGCTGGCAGCTATGGAAG CTCTTGCTCCTGGTTCACTTTTTGGGCTTGCTACATTCAGCCATAAACTAGGACTGTATGATGTTCAAGGTCCAATACCTGTGGTGAAAAATGTTTTCGTCCCTCCTGATGCAGAGGGCACCTTATCAATTGAGCTTGAAGATGTCATGCCTTTGTTACAATTTCTGGCTCCC GTGGATACTTGTAAGGACCGTATTGCATCTGCACTTGAATCACTTAGACCAACAACTTCATGGGAGAGAACCGCCGGATCAGGTCAAGGAATGGAAGGTGTTCTGCTAGGTGGGCGTGGTTTTGGGGTGGCAATGGAAGCCCTCTGCAGTTACCTTGGATTTGAATATGGAAACACTTTTGCATTAG CTAGAATCTTTGTGTTCTTGTCTGGTCCTCCTGATTATGGAGCTGGACAATTGGACACAAGGCGATATGGCGAGCAATATGCAAGCAAAGGGGAGGATGCAGATCGTGCTCTACTCCCAGAGCAGACACCATTTTATAAAGATCTGGTATTTAACTTATTGATATTGTTACTGCTCTTTCCCATTTACGTAGAAGTGGAAGAATTGACATGTGTTTCACAGGCTGCTGTTGCTGTTCAAGCAGGTGTATGTGTTGACATATTTGCTGTAACAAATGAGTATACTGATTTGGCATCACTAAAATTTCTCAGTATTGAAAGTGGGggctctttatttttttatacaagtACCGAAGATTCAACTTTGCCTCAGGACAT ATATCGTATGCTAAGTAGGCCATATGCTTTTGGTTGTGTCCTGCGATTAAGAACCTCAACTGAATTTAAGCCTGGAAATTCT TATGGTCACTTCTTTCCAGATCCAGAGTATGAAAATGTTCAACATGTCATATGCTGTGATTCTTATGCTACATATGCTTATGACTTTGTGTTTGAGAACAACATTGGATTTTCAAG TAAAGCAGATGTTCCTACACTCCAGATTGCATTCCAGTACTCAGTTGTAGTTCCTCCTCAGGAGCTTTCCAATTCAGGCGAGGTCTCTACAAGCAG AACCAAGCATCATTCCCTTCAACGTCGGCTAAGGATCCGAACGGTGCAGTTTGGTGTTGCTCAGAACATTAACGAACTTTACGACAGCTGTGATCCTGAAGTTGTTCTATCTTTGCTCGTGCACAAG GTTATACTTGCCTCTTTGGAGGAAGGAGTTCGGGAGGGTAGACTTCTGCTTCAAGAATGGCTAGTTATCCTTACAGCTCAGTACAATGATGCTTATAAACTTGTTCAGTATAGTAGTGGAAGTTCGATAAGATCTCAGCTTGATGTTGCCTTCTCTCAATGTCCTCAACTGCAGCCCCTACCACGTCTAATCTTTGCTCTCCTTCGAAACCCTCTTCTTCGCTTTCACGAAGAAGGTGTTCATCCCGACTATCGCATATATCTTCAATGCTTGTTTAG TGCGTTGGAACCGAGTTCCCTTCATCGTGCTGTGTATCCAGTATTGACTTCATATGCTACTCCAGACAAACAAGCATATCCTCGCCATTCCTTGAGTCGGGCTGCACTGCTTACCAGTGGCAGTCCAATATTTTTCCTGGATGCGTTCACAATTCTGATTGTGTTTTATTCTTCAACTGCAGACCCAACACTTCCTTTTCCTCCACCCCATGATT GTTTGTTAAGAAATACAATCAACAAATTGAAGAAAGAGAGATGCATCACTCCGAAACTCATTTTTATTCGAGGAGGGCAGGATGATGCCTCAATTTTCGAGAACTTCCTGATTGAAGAGCAGGATGTTGATGGAAGCGGTCTTACAAGTGTGATGGGTTTCGTTTCCTTCCTTGAAGATATAACTGTGAAAGTTTTAGAATTCATCAAATAG
- the LOC123921167 gene encoding heterogeneous nuclear ribonucleoprotein Q-like produces the protein MPRGKPNSSSVAKQSEPEKPVESDEKVDLEEENDPEEEMEEEVEYEEVEEEEEVEEIEEEVEEEEDPDEVEEEEEEEEEEEVEEVEEDDATENHIIGDDEKKKHAELLSLPPHKSEVYIGGIPLDALTEDLKEFCERIGEVVQVRIMKGKDSSENKGFAFVTYRNVELATKAIEELNNTIFKGRKIKCSTSQAKNRLFIGNIPRSWGEKDLKKVVTAIGPGVTAVELVKDMKNISNNRGFAFIDYHNNACAEYSKQKMTNPTFKLGDNSPTVSWADPKNADSSASSQVKAVYVKGLPKNVTQEQLKKLFEHHGKITKVVLPPPKSGQEKNRIGFVHFAERSNAMKALKNTERYELAGQMLECSLAKPQADQKAGVSNTQNQGLLPSYPPHVGYGLVGNPYGALGAGFGAPGLAQPLMYGPGQTPAGMAMMPMLLADGRIGYVLQQPGLQPHTPPSHQRGGRNDSGSGGGGSGGGSRNPGSSSKGRHSNDSGQGRRYRPY, from the exons ATGCCGAGGGGAAAGCCAAATTCTTCATCAGTTGCTAAACAGTCTGAGCCTGAAAAGCCAGTTGAATCTGATGAGAAGGTTGACCTTGAAGAGGAAAATGATCCCGAGGAAGAAATGGAAGAAGAGGTTGAATATGAAGAAGTAGAAGAAGAGGaggaagtggaagaaatagaaGAGGAGGTGGAAGAAGAGGAGGATCCGGATGAggtagaggaagaagaagaggaagaggagGAGGAAGAGGTCGAAGAAGTGGAAGAAGATGATGCCACGGAAAACCACATCATTGGTGATGATGAGAAGAAAAAGCATGCTGAACTTCTTTCTCTTCCTCCTCACAAGTCTGAAGTTTACATAGGTGGCATTCCTCTTGATGCGCTAACTGAAGATTTAAAAGAATTTTGTGAGCGTATTGGGGAAGTTGTACAG GTTAGAATAATGAAAGGAAAAGATTCTTCTGAGAATAAGGGATTTGCTTTTGTGACTTATAGAAATGTAGAACTGGCTACTAAAGCCATCGAGGAGCTGAATAATACCATATTTAAG ggtagaaaaataaaatgttctACATCTCAAGCCAAAAATCGTCTTTTTATTGGCAATATTCCTAGAAGCTGGGGCGAAAAAGACCTGAAGAAGGTTGTGACTGCGATTGGACCTGGAGTTACTGCTGTTGAACTAGTCAAG GATATGAAGAACATTAGCAATAACCGTGGCTTTGCTTTTATCGACTATCATAATAATGCATGTGCTGAATATTCAAAGCAAAAGATGACGAACCCAACATTTAAGCTTGGTGACAATTCCCCAACAGTGAGCTGGGCTGACCCTAAAAATGCTGATTCCTCTGCTTCATCTCAG GTAAAGGCAGTATATGTGAAGGGCCTTCCTAAGAATGTAACTCAAGAGCAGTTGAAAAAGCTTTTTGAACACCATGGGAAGATCACCAAGGTGGTTCTTCCACCACCAAAGTCTGGTCAGGAAAAGAACAGAATTGGCTTTGTGCATTTTGCAGAGAGATCAAATGCTATGAAAGCACTCAAAAACACTGAAAGATATGAGTTAGCAG GTCAAATGTTAGAGTGTTCTCTAGCAAAGCCACAGGCTGATCAGAAGGCTGGAGTATCAAATACACAGAATCAAGGATTGCTTCCAAGTTATCCGCCACATGTTGGTTACGGTTTGGTTGGGAATCCCTATGGTGCACTCGGTGCAGGATTTGGTGCTCCTGGTCTTGCACAG CCTTTGATGTATGGACCGGGTCAAACTCCTGCTGGAATGGCCATGATGCCAATGCTTCTGGCTGATGGACGCATTGGATATGTATT GCAACAACCAGGATTGCAGCCGCACACCCCGCCTTCACATCAAAGAGGCGGAAGGAATGACAGTGGTAGTGGTGGGGGTGGGAGTGGTGGTGGCAGCAGGAATCCGGGCAGTTCAAGTAAGGGAAGACACAGCAATGATAGTGGTCAAGGGCGCAGATACCGCCCGTATTAG
- the LOC123922439 gene encoding DNA polymerase epsilon subunit 3 — MAETEDLPKTIVRRVVKDKLSTCSDDGDIAVHKDALLAFSESARIFIHYLSATANDICRESKRQIINAEDVFKALEETEFTEFVSPLKASLEEFRKKNAGKKAAVSKGKGDEKGNEKKKKRKLEKGEPSDKGDDQ; from the exons ATGGCAGAGACAGAGGATCTTCCCAAAACTATCGTACGCCGTGTGGTGAAGGATAAGCTATCCACTTGCTCCGACGACGGCGACATTGCCGTCCACAAGGACGCTCTTCTCGCATTCTCCGAAAGTGCAAGAATCTTCATCCACTACCTTTCCGCTAC GGCTAATGATATATGTAGGGAATCAAAGAGGCAAATTATCAATGCTGAAGATGTTTTCAAAGCTCTTGAAGAAACTGAGTTTACTGAATTTGTTAGCCCTTTAAAAGCTTCTCTTGAAG AGTTTAGGAAGAAGAATGCTGGGAAGAAAGCAGCGGTTTCAAAGGGAAAAGGAGATGAGAAGGgaaatgagaagaaaaagaaaagaaagttgGAAAAAGGTGAGCCATCTGATAAAGGTGATGACCAATAA